The nucleotide sequence CTGCTGTCCTTGGAAAAGTAGGCGGTACTCATAGGTGAGTTCATTTGAAGAAGCAGGTTGGTCTCCATTAAGGTGAGATGTGCTCACACATACGAGTAGCTACAATAGACAGAATAAGCAgatattggttttgtttttctcttttacatgTGTATGTGCTGAGGGAGTGTTGATGCAGTAAGCAAGTATGGTGCGTGTGTTAGTGAGTAACTGTCTGGTTAATACAGAACAGGCAGGTGGTGGTTGTGTTAGGAAGCTAGCAAAGTTGTATGTAAATATAAGAGCAGACTGCATGATAGCATGATATGCATAGCAGATAGCATGTATGGAGCTAAGAGATCTACTGCCTGGAAGGAGGTGTGGATGTGAAGGTGACCAATGTTTGCCTAGGgagctgaaatgcagttttagcGCATTCTGCTGGTGTTAATATGTGTTTGGAGCTGGTGGCGTGGATGAGGTGCATGACTAATCAGTGTCTGACTGGGCATTACAGCATGAGTAGCAATTGGTTTTGATTGAATTTGTCTAGGATTAGAGTGCATGTACGAAACAGCACCATATGGGTCAGTGTGTAGAAGCAGTTTGTGGCTGCACATCCCTGTCAGCGATACGCATTTATTTTAAGTGCAGTATtaaggggtgtgtgtgtgtagcaTGTGATGGTTCCATTTGAATCGATACTGTGAGTGGAAGCAGTATGTGAGGGGACAGAAGAGTGGACAGATGGTGTGCTTGAGTGGCAGCATAGCTGGGATGTTCTCGGCACCATCATGGTGCAGATAGCAATGGTGAGCACTGGTTCTCATAGCCAGAAGGTGTGCTGGGGTGTGAGAATAGGACAGGGCTCAGGACATAAcatggggagcagggcagggctgtaAAGTATTGGATGCCACTTACGTGTAATGTCCGGTGGTGGAGGTGGGATAGAGCGAGGTGGGGAGCGTGGAGCTGTGTGATGGTGGGAGGTGCAGGCATTGCTGGTTCCAggcactgcacagccccaggTTGTGGAGTATGTATTCAGTGCCGTGCTCGGTGGCAGCTCTGCGGGGTGGGCAATGTGCATGGTGCGGGGAGAGGAGAACGCAGCAGCTGCGTGGGGATGAAAACTGCCTGCCCATCCATAACCCAGGCTTTTGTCCTAGAGTGGGAAGCGTGGTCCTTTTGCCCGGGGTGCCCCCGGACTCAGATGCCATGGAGCACggaggggcaggaggagatgcCGGCTTCGTTGGAGCCAGTGCGGGGCGGGAGAGCAGCTCAGGGTGATAGGAGGCAAAACAGcgtggggcaggagcaggggcaGTGCGAGCAGCCGGggggggctgggctgggaggcgggaggtgggaagggacaCCCACTAACGTCTCCTCccgcattttttttttccctcctcctttcgTAGCCGGTGACGCGCCGCTGCCTATTAATCATTCACCAGCCGGGTAGCAGCGATTCCTGCGCTCGGAGCGAGCGGCGCCGGCGGCCGCCTCCGTCCGTCCCCGCGCCCGCGCCCGGAGCACCGCGCCGGAGGGAGCCCGCCGGGAGCCCGCCGCGATGCTGCGCCCGGCGAGCGGCCGGAGCCAGCCGCGCTGAGCCGGAGCGGAGAGGTCCGGGCGGGGTATGCTCCCCGATGGCACCTGCACCAGGCTCCCGGGCGGTGCAGGCAGCCTCAGCGGCGGCAGCCACAGCAGAACTAGCGGCGCCTtggaggaggcggcggcgaGGGGCATGGACTCGGCCGGCAGGAACTCCTCTGGTGCCCCGAACAGCACCTTGAGCGAGTCCCAGGGCAGCGCCATCCTCATCTCATTCATCTACTCTGTGGTGTGCCTGGTGGGGCTGTGCGGCAACTCCATGGTCATCTATGTGATCCTACGCTACGCCAAGATGAAGACAGCCACCAACATCTACATCCTCAACTTGGCCATTGCGGATGAGCTGCTGATGCTTAGCGTCCCCTTCCTGGTCACCTCCACCCTGCTGCACCACTGGCCCTTTGGCTCTCTGCTCTGCCGCTTGGTGCTCAGTGTGGATGCAATCAACATGTTCACCAGCATCTACTGCCTGACTGTGCTCAGCGTGGACCGCTACATCGCCGTGGTGCACCCCATCAAGGCAGCCAGGTACCGCCGGCCCACTGTGGCTAAGATGGTCAACCTGGGTGTCTGGGTGCTTTCCATCCTCATCATCCTGCCCATCATCATCTTCTCCAACACAGCGGCCAACAGTGATGGAACGGTGGCTTGCAACATGCTCATGCCAGAGCCCACCCAAAGGTGGCTGGTGGTCTTTGTGGTCTACACCTTTCTGATGGGCTTCTTGCTGCCGGTGGTTGCCATCTGCCTCTGCTACATCCTCATTATTGCCAAGATGCGCATGGTGGCCCTGAAGGCTGGCTGGCAGCAACGCAAACGCTCGGAGCGCAAGATCACCCTCATGGTCATGATGGTGGTGATGGTCTTTGTCATCTGTTGGATGCCCTTCTACATTGTGCAGCTGGTCAATGTCTTTGTAGAGCAGGATGACGCCACCATCAGCCAGCTCTCTGTCATCTTGGGCTATGCCAATAGCTGTGCCAACCCCATCCTCTATGGCTTTCTCTCAGACAATTTCAAGCGGTCCTTCCAGAGACTGCTCTGCCTCAGTTGGATGGACAATGCTCCGGAGGAACCCATCGACTACTATGCCACCGCCCTCAAGAGCAGGGCGTACAGCGTGGAGGACTTTCCCCCGGACAACTTGGAGTCAGGAAGCATGTATAGGAACGGCACTTGCACCTCCAGGATTACCACTCTCTGAGGAAGCATTCTtgccccctgccccactgccccccaGCAGGAGGGTGAGTGGGGCCAGGCTGTGGCAGGGggaggctgggagggagggggttTTGATCCAGCCCACCAACAGTGGTGTTTGGCAGAAGAGGGTGTAAAGAAAACCCCATGTCCTCAGTGTGCTGCCCCATTCCCCTTGCCTCCTTTGAAACTGGGTGCATTTGCTGATGCTTTGACAGCCCCTTAGTAAACTGCCATGCTTAGGATCTGGCAGCCAGGCTCTGCCAGCCCTGTCTGTCTGACAAGCAGGTCCAACAAAGACTCTCCCCTTTTGTACAGgtcccctctccttcctcttaGCTGGTGGGACACCCTGCCACTCAGCAGAGCCTGCCTCAGCCAGGCAGGGTCAGGCTCAGACCCCCTTGACCAGCAACAAACCTGCTCAGCATCCATGGGTACACACCTTTCAGTCAGCAGAAATGCTAGGAAAGTTCCCTCCTGAACACACCTGCCCTCTCCCAGCAAGCAGCCTTGCCCTGCCTCCTCATGGGGTAAAAAAGAAGGGAGCAAAAATGTCCTAAGAAAAGGAGCAGCTTTTGCTCTGCAGACAGCTCCCACCTTGCTGGGGCttgggctctgtgctgtgatCAGAcgcagcaaagcagaaaagctcttcagaaaggaatcTGATTGTTGCAGTGCCTCAGATCTCACAGCAggatgccagcagcaggaggtgatgGGTCCATGACCCACGgggacagagctgagctgggggcaggaggaagcCTCGGGCTGGGAGAGGTGTGAGTCTGTTCCTCCATGAGACGGAGTGTGCAAGTAATAAAGTTTAAGGGGAGCACTAGACTGTGAAGTTCTTGTCTTGGGCTGCTCCATTGGCCATGAAACAGTGATGAAGAGATTGAGACACTTTTCAGTGACCTGGGTGGCCACAAAGTCACTTTAACTGACATGGAAAAAGGGGATTTTGTTCAAAATCTCCACCAGGCTCTTAAATAAATACTTGACAGAAAAGTAGCTGTTTGACAATAGCTATTACCCTAGCTCCAGTTTCTTCTGTTGCActaaaaagagataaaattgGTTTCATAAGTTGCCAATGTAACATACTGGCCCAGAGCTTcagaatgtttcatttctgagaaGTGTTGGTTTTAGTATGTCAGATgtctttttatttgattttttgatTCTTGTCACTGTGCTGTGAACGTGTTTCTCTGAAGCAATTTATGTTGTGTACTTATGTCTGTGGTGGCTACCTGCAAGAGTGCTTTTAAAAGGGGCAATGCTCAAGAAGgcttcttttcagagaaaaaggttgtagctttttctaattctttcaTCTACATTGTCTCTCCCCAGAAAAACTCTCctgaattttcccttttttcctcctatgaAACAATACTTTTCATATAGACAAATGAGGATTTACTGTTTGATAAATGACAGCTGATTAAACAAaccttctctccctgctcccctcATCCCACCCGCACACATCAGTACGAACCATGTTGAAACAAGCAGctctgttggtttgttttctgccaCCTGTATTAACAGTGTCACACAGTGGCAGGTGTCCCGGTAGCTGTGACAAATCACTTCTCCAGCTCGGTGCTGTGGTGGTATTAATTATAACTGCTGAGAGTTTGAAGCAAGGGATTGGGAAAAATCCTGGGTAGCAGCACACTCATAGCCCTGTGCTGGTAGAAGTGCACGCCATGCTGAGGGCGAGGCTGGTGGTGGAGGCATCCAGTACCTGGTGGTGGACATACTGTAGGTCTTGTTAAATGGTACCTTTAACTTTGCTCAGCAGCAGTAAGCAGGAGACTACTTTGTGCATTTCTTTCACCAAAAATTAGGTACTGTTAAATGAATGTATAAATTTAGTATTTCAAAGTTGCCTGATTCAAAGCTCAttgaaatgagagaagaaatccTAGTTCATTTCAGTGGACTCTGAGTCAGCTCCGTTTAGTTCAAAAACTGCTGATGTGGAAGCTGTTACATccttattaaaacattttgtgaaatgCTTTAACAAGTgtacagtttattttcttttatttctcagtggGTCTCATTTAGAGAAAGCATACAAATATGAGTTTTGGTAATTTGCATGCACATACAGGCAAAAATAGAGCCAAATCTCTCCATAAGCATACTTAACTTTCCACAGAAACCAAACATCTGTCAAATGCCCCACGCTGCCACATGGTGCTATTTGTAGAGCTTCATTTAGAAACTCACTCGCAGTCTCTTCAAAATGGTATAAATCTCTTTTTTCACCCAGGCATCCTGTTATGTAGGATCAGACTAAACAGAGTCAGTCTACGTTCTACTGCTGGATTTGTTTAACATTAGGCACtatgaagcaaaagtgaagGAGCAGTGATTCATATCTGATATTCAGCTTTGATGAGAAGGTGAGTCTGGTTTATCACTTAAAAAAACCCATGTGAATAAAAATCTGCCTTAAGTTGTTACGGATTTCTGCATGCCTTCCAGCACAGGCACTCTAATTTCAGTTCTCccaggcagagagcagagggctggTGCCCGCAGGCggcagagcagctgggctgctggtggcacagcAGATGGCAGGCTTTCCTGCACAGAGCCACACAGctagcactgctgctgtggcactGCCTGAAACGTTCCAGGTAGCTTCGGTTGGAAACATAACCTTCTTATGCCAAACTAACAactcttcctgctgtttttcactCTGAGTTTAGTCTGACTTTGGCAATGGGAAAGGCGATAAAATGCTGCAAATCACTCTTACTTTGCTTTGGAGAACACAGTTAGATTGTTCTCTATTACTATCCTAACTTGTAGGACATGTCTACCAGAAAATAGGTTCTTGTGAAATAGTGTCACataccagaaaacaaacagaatgcTTTTTAGTACTTTCCAAATTGCAAATGAAACTCTTTAAGATTtcatatgaaaattatttgttatGTATTAATGCttaattcactgaaaaaaaaaacaaacagtgccATATTTCTTGATGAAATTTTGTCTCTTTCTGCAGCCATAACAAAATTCATCTTCAAATAGGTAAACCATAACTTATAACCAGTAATGTGTTGCTGCATATTTCCCTAAgagtttaatattttaaaaatctttactttTATACACCTCATCATCACAGAATTTGGTCCTCTGTAGCTGAATCCCAAGGAACTATTGCTATGCTTTGTTTAGCCTGTTTAATTCTGCATAGCGTGCAGTGGACTAGATCATTTCCCCGATGCACAGAGAGCAAACGGCCTTCACATGGATTTTCCTAGCACATACACCAGGTACCTCTGCAGCATTTTCCCACTCAGAGAAAGGCAAGTGTGAAATTACTCTTCTTTCTCACTAGAACTTCCAAGAAGTACTGTTAGATATAGAAGTGCAataaagaagtttaaaaatcCTGCaacaaatgcaagaaaataaaaaaacaacaaataaacaacaaaaaagcccacaaacaaacaaatcagcAAACAAAGCcacacaacacagaaaaaaaaatagccaatCAAATACTCAATCCAGTGCTCTAGACTTCCTCCCCTAGAAACCTTACCTGACTCCAGGACTCTACAAACAACAATATTAACTGAATCTCTAGAGGGGAATAAAGTCTTTTTACTGCATTATAGATTCATGACTTCCATCTCTAACACAGAACCCCACTGGACTGATAACTGCAAGCTAAGACACAGGAAGGAGCAGTAATTTACTAATTTGATTCCTCTTAGAGaataatgcttttaaatgttatattttGTAGAGAGAAATAGCCAAGaccaaaggaaacagaaaacattataaAGCCTTTCACCAGACAGCTAGACACCTAGCACAGCTTTCACAAGATGCTTTTCCACAAAACCTATCTTCTGACCCTGTTTCACCAAAACCCTAAAATCTGGTTTTAGCAGAGCAGGATGGTGTGTCCTTCCTGAAATGTGTACTGTTCCATCTCCACTCTGGACTGACTACATTTGTCATTATTTGCCCATCATTCCTCCCACAGGTAGAGTGACCTTGAAAGCAATATTAATGTACAAAAACCCATTCTactctttccatttcaaagaaGCCTCTTCTGCACAGGTTCTTGCACCATGCAGTATGTTTTGCTCTGCAGTGTCCGTCTGTAGGTTACTGAGCTTCCTAA is from Numida meleagris isolate 19003 breed g44 Domestic line chromosome 6, NumMel1.0, whole genome shotgun sequence and encodes:
- the SSTR1 gene encoding somatostatin receptor type 1, giving the protein MLPDGTCTRLPGGAGSLSGGSHSRTSGALEEAAARGMDSAGRNSSGAPNSTLSESQGSAILISFIYSVVCLVGLCGNSMVIYVILRYAKMKTATNIYILNLAIADELLMLSVPFLVTSTLLHHWPFGSLLCRLVLSVDAINMFTSIYCLTVLSVDRYIAVVHPIKAARYRRPTVAKMVNLGVWVLSILIILPIIIFSNTAANSDGTVACNMLMPEPTQRWLVVFVVYTFLMGFLLPVVAICLCYILIIAKMRMVALKAGWQQRKRSERKITLMVMMVVMVFVICWMPFYIVQLVNVFVEQDDATISQLSVILGYANSCANPILYGFLSDNFKRSFQRLLCLSWMDNAPEEPIDYYATALKSRAYSVEDFPPDNLESGSMYRNGTCTSRITTL